In Spirosoma aureum, a single genomic region encodes these proteins:
- a CDS encoding response regulator: MTYTFPESIRVLLADDHALFSDGLALQLTQADPSVTVVAQVFRGSDVLPAVHEYSPDIVLLDINLPVPNGLECVRQLSATFPSVKTIMLTMYGYRRFINECYEAGAAAYLLKHVRVPAMLDTIRHVMAGERIFPSPPTTDLHADDNFVVRFKLTPTEIKIIKLLRLGLSNPQISQKLFVGVETVKSHRKNIYRKLGIAHLSELINFAQEHGL; the protein is encoded by the coding sequence ATGACCTACACCTTCCCTGAATCAATCCGCGTTCTCCTGGCTGATGATCATGCGCTTTTCAGCGATGGACTAGCCTTGCAACTCACCCAGGCAGATCCCTCAGTAACGGTCGTAGCGCAGGTTTTCCGGGGAAGTGATGTACTGCCTGCCGTCCATGAATATAGCCCGGACATCGTTTTGCTGGACATCAATCTTCCTGTTCCCAATGGCCTTGAGTGTGTCAGGCAGTTATCAGCTACCTTCCCTTCGGTTAAGACAATTATGCTGACGATGTATGGTTATCGACGGTTCATAAACGAGTGTTATGAAGCCGGCGCTGCTGCCTATCTGCTTAAACATGTTCGCGTACCGGCTATGCTCGATACCATCCGGCATGTAATGGCCGGAGAGCGTATCTTCCCGAGCCCCCCCACAACCGATCTTCATGCTGATGATAACTTTGTCGTCCGTTTCAAACTTACACCTACTGAAATCAAGATCATCAAATTACTTCGACTGGGACTCAGTAATCCACAAATTAGCCAAAAGTTGTTCGTTGGCGTAGAAACCGTGAAATCACATCGCAAGAACATTTACCGTAAGCTGGGAATTGCCCACCTTTCAGAACTGATCAACTTTGCGCAGGAGCATGGATTGTAG
- a CDS encoding PadR family transcriptional regulator, giving the protein MKRTFLGEFEEVVLLVLAACADDAYGVVIWEQLQQQTGRSITISAVHATLYRLEEKGYLSSQLGGATSERGGRRKRFFALTALGSKALLEIQAMRQQLWEAIPNGKLQLIGQ; this is encoded by the coding sequence ATGAAAAGAACCTTTCTGGGGGAGTTTGAAGAAGTGGTCCTGCTGGTGTTGGCCGCTTGTGCTGACGATGCCTATGGCGTCGTTATCTGGGAGCAGCTTCAGCAGCAGACCGGGCGTAGCATCACCATCAGTGCCGTACACGCCACGCTGTACCGACTCGAAGAAAAAGGCTATTTATCCTCGCAGCTGGGTGGTGCCACTTCTGAGCGGGGTGGCAGGCGGAAGCGCTTTTTTGCATTAACGGCTTTGGGCAGCAAAGCCCTGCTTGAGATTCAGGCCATGCGCCAGCAGTTGTGGGAGGCAATCCCAAATGGTAAACTTCAATTGATTGGTCAATAA
- a CDS encoding ABC transporter permease, producing MLTNKEWIEPPMPRPPHWADRLLDRFVAPHRREDLQGDLQEIFLKRVTQVGLTQARREYGWAVLHYLTPFFYKRQTNKYPNPSTTDMLQNYLKIAIRNLTKNQVYSAINIGGLAVGMAVAMLIGLWVYDEFSFNQYHPNYDRIAQVMQHATSNGKVESQVANPAVMGPELRAKYGSNFKYVVQASWPGSYVLSVGDNHVSKEGIYFEPDGPAMLGLRMRQGTYAGLKDPYSIMLSESVAKSLFGNQNPMGKTLKVGRKYEVKVTGVYEDLPYNTSFRKVSVIMPWALWLIDNPWVKTMKKPWGSNFSQTYAQVADHVAMEDASTRIKNVKLDNLSKEEARYKWVAFLHPMRKWELYGEFKNGMNTGGQIKYVWMFGIIGVFVLILACINFMNLATARSEKRAKEVGIRKAVGSVRSQLVNQFFAESYLVVFLAFLVAVLLVLLLLPPFNEVADKKIEFLWNKPQFWFICLAFIGITGLVAGSYPAFYLSSFQPLSVLKGTFRVGKWAAVPRQALVVVQFTVSIVLIIGTIVVYQQIQHAKNRPIGYNRNGLVNLGVEKEIKEHFEAFRAELKEAGAIEEMAASSSPLTGVWNTNGGFDWAGKDPNLGVDFPNSNVTYEWGKTVGWKVKEGRDFSREFATDSSAFIINEAMKQFLPFKNPVGKILKWENKPYTIIGVVSDIMAESPFYPVRPSLYHIDSDTPWNMTIRLKAAKSPSQSIAVLEQIWRKYVPNVPFQYEFVDQQYGSKFKAEERIGTLSAYFAVLAIFISCLGIFGMASFIAEQRTKEIGIRKVLGASVMNLWQLLTKDFALLVLVACVIATPIAYYYLTDWLKGYDYRVDISWWVFVVAAIGALGITLLTVSYQSIKAALLNPVRSLRSE from the coding sequence ATGTTAACAAACAAGGAATGGATTGAACCACCGATGCCCCGACCGCCCCACTGGGCCGACCGTCTACTGGACCGGTTTGTGGCCCCTCACCGGCGGGAAGACCTGCAGGGCGACTTGCAGGAAATCTTCCTGAAGCGTGTCACTCAGGTAGGTCTCACTCAAGCCCGACGGGAGTATGGTTGGGCAGTGCTGCACTACCTTACTCCCTTTTTCTATAAACGACAAACCAATAAGTACCCAAACCCCTCTACAACGGATATGCTTCAGAATTATCTCAAAATCGCTATTCGAAATCTCACTAAGAATCAAGTGTATTCGGCTATCAACATTGGTGGGCTGGCGGTAGGCATGGCCGTTGCCATGCTCATTGGCCTTTGGGTATACGATGAGTTCAGTTTCAACCAATATCACCCTAACTACGACCGAATTGCTCAGGTCATGCAGCATGCTACCTCCAATGGAAAGGTCGAATCGCAGGTGGCTAACCCCGCCGTCATGGGCCCCGAACTCCGGGCAAAGTATGGGAGTAATTTTAAATATGTGGTGCAGGCGTCCTGGCCAGGTTCGTATGTTTTGTCAGTAGGTGATAATCATGTATCAAAAGAAGGGATCTATTTTGAACCCGATGGCCCGGCCATGCTTGGGCTGCGAATGCGACAGGGAACCTATGCCGGGCTGAAAGATCCCTACTCGATTATGCTTTCGGAGTCGGTTGCCAAGTCGCTCTTTGGTAACCAGAATCCGATGGGCAAAACGCTGAAAGTCGGCCGGAAATATGAAGTAAAAGTGACAGGTGTCTATGAAGACCTGCCCTATAACACCTCGTTTCGGAAAGTAAGTGTCATTATGCCCTGGGCGTTGTGGCTCATCGACAACCCCTGGGTAAAAACAATGAAAAAACCCTGGGGAAGCAACTTTAGTCAGACGTACGCCCAGGTGGCTGACCACGTAGCTATGGAAGATGCGTCGACGCGAATCAAAAACGTAAAACTTGATAATCTAAGTAAGGAAGAAGCCCGGTATAAATGGGTGGCTTTTCTGCATCCCATGCGTAAATGGGAACTGTATGGGGAATTTAAAAATGGCATGAACACCGGCGGTCAAATCAAATACGTCTGGATGTTTGGCATCATTGGCGTATTTGTCCTGATACTGGCCTGTATCAATTTCATGAACCTGGCAACAGCCCGTAGCGAGAAACGAGCCAAAGAAGTGGGCATCCGTAAGGCTGTTGGCTCGGTGCGGTCGCAGTTGGTGAATCAATTCTTTGCCGAATCGTATCTGGTGGTTTTTCTGGCCTTCCTGGTCGCTGTGTTGCTGGTGTTACTGCTCCTACCGCCCTTTAATGAAGTAGCCGACAAAAAAATCGAGTTTCTTTGGAACAAGCCCCAATTCTGGTTCATCTGCCTGGCTTTTATTGGTATCACCGGATTGGTGGCGGGTAGCTATCCGGCTTTTTACCTGTCGTCGTTTCAGCCGCTTAGTGTGCTGAAGGGCACGTTTCGGGTTGGAAAGTGGGCTGCTGTTCCTCGCCAAGCCTTAGTGGTCGTCCAATTTACTGTCTCCATAGTCCTCATTATTGGCACGATCGTCGTCTATCAACAAATCCAGCACGCCAAAAACCGGCCCATTGGCTACAACCGCAACGGGCTGGTCAACCTGGGCGTTGAGAAAGAAATAAAAGAGCATTTCGAGGCCTTTCGGGCCGAGCTGAAAGAGGCCGGTGCCATCGAAGAAATGGCGGCCTCGAGTAGTCCGCTGACGGGTGTGTGGAATACCAACGGTGGTTTTGACTGGGCGGGCAAAGATCCTAACCTGGGGGTTGATTTTCCCAACTCCAATGTAACCTACGAATGGGGCAAAACAGTGGGCTGGAAAGTAAAAGAAGGGCGCGATTTCTCCCGAGAGTTTGCAACCGACTCATCGGCCTTTATCATCAATGAAGCCATGAAGCAATTTCTGCCTTTCAAGAATCCGGTTGGCAAAATTCTGAAATGGGAGAATAAGCCCTACACGATTATTGGCGTGGTGAGTGATATTATGGCTGAATCGCCTTTTTATCCTGTTCGTCCCTCGCTGTATCACATCGATTCGGATACGCCATGGAATATGACCATTCGCCTGAAGGCGGCTAAAAGTCCGAGCCAGTCAATAGCGGTGCTCGAGCAGATTTGGCGGAAATACGTACCAAATGTTCCCTTTCAGTATGAATTTGTCGATCAGCAGTATGGTAGCAAATTCAAAGCGGAGGAACGGATTGGTACCTTATCGGCCTACTTTGCCGTATTGGCCATTTTTATTTCGTGCCTGGGTATTTTCGGCATGGCGAGTTTCATTGCCGAGCAACGCACTAAGGAAATCGGCATTCGCAAAGTGCTGGGTGCCAGTGTAATGAATCTCTGGCAGTTACTCACCAAGGATTTTGCGCTGTTGGTGTTGGTTGCCTGTGTAATAGCTACTCCTATTGCCTATTACTACCTCACCGACTGGCTCAAGGGGTATGATTACCGGGTCGACATTTCGTGGTGGGTGTTTGTCGTCGCTGCGATTGGCGCTTTAGGGATTACACTATTGACGGTCAGTTATCAGAGTATAAAGGCCGCCCTGCTGAACCCGGTCAGGAGCCTGCGTAGCGAGTAG
- a CDS encoding DUF4421 family protein, whose product MLSCNLLIPKAGIKQRATFCQNWSVWTGLLLISLANPVTVYGQGLRLLGIPLDTLLKTKIPRVNPAYITTYYGRLHLYLISDRQDYALRLRGSDHFILYKPNLAWTLGMGFDYKWAGTELTIKLPFLGYNTAQKGKTKPFGISLNINNRRLWIAGQYQFYRGFYMANPHLLEPDWLANHSMYPYRNDLKSQTLTSHVQYLFNPLQISIPASLLQREGQRQAAGSWVIGSFLTYQRIHADSALVPLALLTDFQNTSSLQGVSSWALGVDGGYMQTVVLGKYYFINMSLRPGLSILVTQTKFTNQSPQTHLGLGWQGLASLTLGYSTDRYYGGIYASAAWLNRAFRNEFLRTDTDYIRLVAGKRLRYRPKGMIKKLPGMQ is encoded by the coding sequence ATGCTGTCCTGCAACCTACTGATTCCAAAGGCTGGAATAAAGCAACGTGCAACTTTCTGCCAAAACTGGAGCGTGTGGACAGGGCTGTTGCTGATCAGCCTGGCCAACCCAGTAACTGTTTATGGACAGGGGCTTCGCTTGCTAGGCATTCCATTGGATACCCTGCTGAAGACTAAAATACCACGAGTCAATCCAGCTTATATTACGACCTATTACGGGCGTTTACATCTGTATCTGATCAGTGACCGGCAGGATTACGCCCTGCGATTAAGAGGATCAGACCATTTCATACTTTATAAACCGAACCTGGCCTGGACGCTAGGCATGGGATTCGACTACAAATGGGCAGGGACTGAATTGACGATTAAGTTGCCCTTTCTGGGCTATAATACGGCTCAGAAAGGAAAGACAAAGCCTTTTGGAATTAGCCTTAACATTAATAACCGGCGGCTCTGGATAGCAGGTCAGTACCAGTTTTATCGGGGTTTCTATATGGCTAATCCTCATTTATTAGAGCCCGACTGGTTGGCCAATCACTCGATGTATCCCTACCGAAATGATCTGAAAAGCCAGACACTCACTAGTCATGTCCAGTATTTGTTTAATCCTTTGCAGATATCCATTCCGGCCAGCCTCCTTCAGCGGGAGGGACAGCGACAGGCAGCGGGTTCATGGGTTATTGGGAGCTTTTTAACATATCAACGGATTCATGCTGATTCCGCTTTGGTCCCCCTTGCTCTCCTGACCGACTTTCAAAACACCTCTTCTTTACAGGGCGTTAGTTCATGGGCGCTAGGGGTGGATGGCGGCTATATGCAGACAGTTGTACTGGGCAAGTACTACTTTATCAACATGAGCCTACGCCCTGGTTTATCGATTCTGGTGACTCAAACTAAGTTTACCAATCAATCGCCCCAAACTCATCTGGGTCTGGGCTGGCAGGGTCTGGCTTCTTTAACATTGGGCTATAGCACAGACAGGTATTACGGGGGTATCTATGCCTCAGCGGCTTGGCTCAATCGAGCCTTCAGGAATGAGTTTCTACGTACAGATACGGACTACATACGGTTAGTTGCTGGCAAGCGGCTACGCTACAGACCTAAAGGGATGATCAAGAAACTACCAGGGATGCAATAA
- a CDS encoding DUF3127 domain-containing protein, with product MALELIGKLIKVLPEVTGQGKNGAWNKQEFVIETLDSQYPKKVCLTAWGDKANDLKQFADGDTLKATFSAESREYNDRWYTELRAFRIEVAEGDSGYSAPAPARSAQPQTSRPAAQSQPAAMPFNTTFDDESNDLPF from the coding sequence ATGGCGCTCGAACTAATAGGAAAACTTATAAAAGTATTGCCCGAAGTGACTGGACAAGGCAAAAATGGTGCATGGAATAAACAGGAGTTTGTGATTGAAACACTTGATAGCCAGTACCCTAAAAAAGTGTGTCTGACAGCCTGGGGCGATAAGGCAAATGACCTGAAACAGTTTGCCGATGGCGACACGTTGAAAGCAACATTTAGTGCCGAGTCGCGTGAATATAATGACCGCTGGTACACTGAACTTCGTGCCTTTCGGATTGAAGTGGCTGAAGGCGATAGCGGTTATTCGGCACCAGCACCAGCACGATCGGCGCAACCCCAGACTTCGCGCCCGGCTGCTCAGAGCCAACCAGCTGCAATGCCTTTCAACACAACATTTGACGATGAAAGCAATGATTTGCCTTTCTGA
- a CDS encoding SDR family oxidoreductase, translated as MKDKVVLITGASSGIGRALAFAFGREGARIVICARKAEALQEVSTDLQQAGITVLSLIADVSREADVQQLIEQTIARFGRLDILINNAGISMRSMLIDTDPAVIQKVMDINFMGTVYATRYALPHILKTKGSIVGISSIAGYRGLPVRSGYSASKFAMNGFLEAVRTELLHTGVHVLTACPGFTASNIRVSALDAHGQAKGETMRDESNMMSAEECADYILRAVKSRKRELILTTQGKLTVFINKWLPALADKLVFNTLAKEKDSPLKK; from the coding sequence ATGAAGGATAAAGTAGTTCTCATTACAGGGGCATCGTCGGGAATTGGCCGTGCGCTTGCGTTTGCGTTTGGCCGCGAAGGGGCCCGTATTGTTATCTGTGCCCGTAAAGCGGAAGCACTTCAGGAAGTTAGTACTGACTTGCAACAGGCAGGTATCACAGTCCTTTCGCTCATTGCCGATGTTAGCCGGGAAGCCGATGTTCAACAGCTAATTGAACAAACCATTGCCCGATTCGGAAGACTGGACATACTCATCAATAATGCAGGCATTTCAATGCGCTCCATGCTGATTGACACCGATCCTGCAGTGATCCAGAAAGTGATGGACATTAACTTTATGGGCACCGTTTATGCCACTCGTTATGCACTCCCTCATATTCTGAAAACCAAGGGCTCAATCGTTGGTATATCGTCTATTGCCGGTTACCGCGGACTTCCCGTGCGAAGTGGTTATTCAGCCTCAAAATTCGCGATGAATGGTTTTTTAGAGGCTGTACGGACGGAGTTATTGCATACAGGAGTTCACGTTTTAACAGCCTGTCCTGGCTTCACTGCATCTAACATTCGTGTTTCAGCCCTCGATGCCCACGGCCAGGCAAAGGGCGAAACCATGCGTGACGAAAGCAATATGATGAGTGCAGAAGAGTGTGCCGACTACATACTGCGGGCCGTAAAATCACGTAAACGCGAACTCATCCTGACAACGCAGGGGAAATTGACTGTTTTCATTAACAAATGGCTGCCCGCCCTTGCTGACAAACTCGTGTTCAATACGCTGGCCAAAGAGAAAGACTCTCCTCTTAAGAAATGA
- a CDS encoding gliding motility-associated C-terminal domain-containing protein: MVHLYRRRLLMMGIISLLLIVSGVVRATHIVGGELELRYLGPQSAYSHRINLNLYFDDVNGDQGADDGRVSVGVFSKRTNELIGFVPLNRVSSEYVPYTNNSCQTAMLRTRLIRHTLDINLDPNVFNDPGGYYLSWERCCRNSSIVNLQNPGDAGSTFYLEFPALSTKNSSPVFTVPKGDYACIGQPFSLDFSAKDADGDSLSYTIVTPFNGFSNRGTPNPGALNQLNNPIFYPGPYPPVTWIAGVSVANEIPGTQPLQVNARTGLLTVTPNRVGLHVFSVQVDEFRKGVRIGRVRRDYQVLVVDCPKNDPPKLLFRPEGQAKFYTQGTVLTIAEKDTNCLDLYVTDPNPNQRIRIINMSGSLPGLTLAPGDLFTRSTSDTLRTKFCFGRCVGGNGQPFTLLIRATDEGCPQGLSDTISIRLNIIPSPNNKPVATTDLPSNKGNATVGSSLTFTAFGNDIDNDNITIQAVGRGFTLAQAGMTFGSATGVGKVAQPFTWKPSCTDATRSEYIVDFIVTDTRCNRNLRDTVSVNLAATGLPSKPPTVRTTLSQQVVELTVGPKDSVGSAFTVIGDDPDRDTIRLSAVGRGFDYKAMGMNFTDKTGPVALQSLFGWKPTCELMAGKSEATFVVDFIADDRSCQPKHTDTTTVIFHVKDPSVAADIKVPNVFTPNGDGYNDFFAVNGLPENSCAEQFNKVEISNRYGRTVFTSSDPKFRWLGTNDPAGTYYYLIQTTTRTFKGPVTLIR, translated from the coding sequence ATGGTGCATCTATACCGTAGACGCTTGTTGATGATGGGGATAATCAGTTTATTGCTGATTGTCAGTGGGGTTGTACGCGCTACGCATATCGTTGGAGGTGAATTAGAACTGCGTTATCTCGGTCCGCAGAGCGCCTATTCTCACCGAATTAATTTAAATCTTTATTTTGATGATGTGAATGGCGACCAGGGAGCCGATGATGGGCGCGTATCGGTCGGTGTTTTTTCGAAACGAACGAACGAACTTATTGGATTCGTGCCACTCAATCGGGTGAGCAGTGAATATGTTCCTTACACCAATAACAGCTGTCAGACGGCGATGCTGCGAACCCGGCTTATACGGCACACGCTGGATATCAATCTTGATCCGAATGTGTTTAACGATCCGGGTGGGTATTACTTATCCTGGGAACGATGCTGCCGCAACAGCAGCATTGTTAATTTGCAAAATCCCGGCGATGCAGGGTCAACATTTTATTTGGAATTTCCTGCCCTGTCAACCAAAAATTCATCCCCTGTTTTTACCGTTCCTAAAGGGGATTATGCCTGCATTGGTCAGCCGTTTAGCCTTGACTTTAGTGCCAAGGACGCGGATGGTGACAGTCTGAGCTATACCATTGTAACCCCTTTCAATGGATTTAGCAACCGTGGCACGCCTAACCCTGGTGCGTTAAACCAGCTTAATAATCCTATTTTCTATCCGGGGCCCTACCCGCCCGTTACCTGGATCGCGGGCGTTTCGGTTGCAAATGAAATCCCTGGTACCCAGCCACTACAGGTCAATGCGCGCACCGGGCTCTTGACCGTAACGCCCAATCGCGTGGGGCTCCATGTGTTTTCGGTGCAGGTGGATGAATTTCGAAAAGGAGTTCGGATTGGGCGCGTCCGGCGTGACTATCAGGTATTGGTGGTAGATTGTCCTAAAAACGATCCGCCAAAGTTACTCTTCAGGCCGGAAGGACAGGCAAAGTTCTATACACAGGGCACCGTGTTAACAATTGCCGAAAAAGATACCAATTGTCTTGACCTGTATGTTACCGATCCAAATCCCAACCAACGCATTCGGATTATTAATATGAGTGGATCGCTGCCCGGCCTCACCCTGGCTCCTGGCGACTTGTTTACCCGAAGTACGAGCGATACCTTACGAACCAAATTCTGTTTTGGGCGTTGTGTTGGTGGAAATGGCCAGCCCTTTACGCTATTGATTCGGGCCACCGATGAAGGGTGCCCACAAGGGTTGAGCGATACAATAAGCATCCGGCTGAACATTATTCCTTCCCCGAACAATAAACCGGTTGCTACTACGGACTTACCCAGTAACAAAGGAAATGCCACGGTTGGATCGTCATTAACCTTTACCGCATTTGGCAACGACATCGACAACGACAATATCACGATTCAGGCCGTTGGGCGTGGCTTTACGCTGGCACAGGCAGGAATGACATTTGGTTCGGCAACGGGGGTTGGCAAAGTCGCCCAACCGTTTACCTGGAAACCATCCTGCACCGATGCTACCCGTTCCGAATACATCGTGGATTTTATTGTAACCGATACCCGCTGTAATCGCAACCTGCGCGACACCGTATCGGTCAATTTAGCGGCCACTGGATTACCCAGTAAGCCGCCAACCGTTCGCACAACGCTCTCGCAACAGGTAGTCGAACTAACCGTTGGCCCCAAAGATTCAGTGGGTAGCGCCTTCACGGTTATTGGCGATGATCCCGACCGCGACACGATCCGGCTATCGGCGGTCGGCCGGGGATTTGACTACAAAGCCATGGGCATGAACTTTACCGACAAAACCGGACCCGTGGCTCTCCAATCCTTATTCGGCTGGAAACCCACCTGCGAACTGATGGCCGGTAAGTCGGAAGCTACGTTTGTGGTTGATTTTATAGCCGACGACCGATCCTGTCAGCCTAAACATACCGACACCACAACGGTCATCTTTCACGTAAAAGATCCATCAGTGGCTGCCGACATTAAAGTACCGAACGTTTTTACGCCCAATGGCGATGGTTACAATGATTTTTTTGCCGTGAATGGTCTGCCCGAAAATTCCTGTGCTGAGCAGTTTAATAAGGTTGAAATCTCGAACCGTTATGGACGGACGGTCTTTACCTCCAGTGATCCTAAATTTCGCTGGCTCGGCACGAATGATCCGGCAGGGACCTATTATTACCTCATCCAAACCACGACCCGAACGTTTAAAGGTCCTGTAACGCTAATTCGGTAA
- the rlmD gene encoding 23S rRNA (uracil(1939)-C(5))-methyltransferase RlmD, translating into MRRRSHKAPERLYAVLVDAVAAEGKCIVRTEEGVIFVENPTGGPGVAPGDVVDLRITNKKKQYREAVAERIHEFSAVRTQPFCEHFGTCGGCKWQHIRYDEQLRFKHQQVVDHLTRIGKVQLPDIRPIMAAEPTQYYRNKLEFTCAEGRWITQAELGTSQPVDPRAIGFHVPGRFDKVLPINHCYLQPDPSNAIRLAVADYVNRHDLTLYNLKVHTGFLRTLIIRTASSGQLMVTVQVAQDEPEILNGLLTFLQTTFPQITSLNYIINTKKNDSYQDQEVINWGGKPYIEELMDAGSGLGGEPQPLTFRVGPKSFYQTNAQQAFNLYKVARDWAGLTGRERVYDLYTGTGTIALFVARQAQHVIGVEYVEASVVDARVNADVNGITNTTFVAGDMRDILTDGFFDQHGRPEVVITDPPRAGMDEAVTRQLLKAAPERIVYVSCNTATQARDLGILDEGYRVADVQPVDMFPHTHHVENVALLVKR; encoded by the coding sequence ATGCGTAGAAGGAGTCATAAAGCCCCCGAACGGTTGTACGCGGTTTTGGTCGATGCCGTTGCAGCCGAGGGCAAATGTATTGTACGTACCGAAGAGGGCGTAATTTTCGTAGAAAATCCAACGGGCGGGCCAGGCGTAGCTCCCGGCGACGTGGTTGACCTCCGAATCACGAACAAAAAAAAGCAATACAGGGAAGCTGTTGCTGAGCGTATACACGAATTTTCGGCGGTCAGAACGCAACCTTTTTGTGAACATTTTGGTACGTGTGGCGGGTGTAAATGGCAGCATATTCGATACGATGAACAATTGCGGTTCAAACACCAGCAGGTTGTCGATCATTTGACACGAATTGGTAAAGTGCAATTGCCCGACATTCGCCCGATAATGGCGGCTGAACCGACTCAATATTACCGCAATAAACTTGAATTTACGTGCGCCGAAGGCCGATGGATAACACAGGCCGAACTGGGTACCAGCCAGCCTGTCGACCCCAGAGCAATTGGGTTTCATGTGCCGGGTAGGTTCGATAAAGTACTGCCGATCAATCACTGTTATCTGCAACCCGATCCGTCGAATGCCATCCGGCTGGCAGTTGCCGACTATGTGAACCGGCATGATTTAACTTTATATAACCTGAAAGTACATACGGGCTTTCTTCGGACTCTTATCATTAGAACAGCTTCCTCCGGTCAGCTCATGGTGACGGTGCAGGTTGCACAGGATGAGCCGGAAATACTGAACGGATTGCTGACATTCCTGCAAACTACTTTCCCGCAGATCACGTCGTTGAACTACATCATCAACACCAAGAAAAACGATAGCTATCAGGACCAGGAGGTCATTAATTGGGGTGGTAAACCCTATATTGAAGAGTTAATGGATGCGGGTAGTGGTCTTGGCGGAGAGCCGCAACCATTGACCTTTCGGGTTGGACCCAAATCGTTTTACCAGACCAATGCGCAACAAGCGTTTAATCTCTATAAAGTTGCCCGCGACTGGGCGGGGCTGACGGGGCGCGAACGGGTTTATGATCTATATACCGGTACGGGAACAATCGCCTTGTTCGTTGCCCGACAGGCGCAGCATGTGATCGGTGTCGAATACGTCGAAGCCTCCGTAGTTGATGCCCGTGTCAACGCCGACGTAAATGGGATCACCAACACGACGTTTGTTGCAGGTGATATGCGTGACATTTTGACGGATGGTTTCTTTGATCAGCATGGTCGTCCGGAAGTAGTGATCACTGATCCACCCCGAGCGGGCATGGATGAAGCTGTTACCCGTCAACTGCTAAAAGCGGCTCCTGAGCGTATTGTATATGTCAGTTGTAATACGGCAACCCAAGCGCGTGATCTTGGAATTCTGGACGAAGGGTATCGGGTTGCCGATGTGCAGCCAGTCGATATGTTTCCGCATACCCACCACGTAGAAAATGTAGCTCTATTGGTGAAACGATAA